The sequence CGACCACCGGGATGTTCTTGAAACTCTTTCGGTGGTGGTAATTCAATCTGCCAAAGTGCGAGTTCGCGCTGAGGAGGGATTTGTTTCTGCTGGGAATCGGGTTCCTCTTCGAGACCAGCTTCACGGCGTTGTTCGATAAGCAAGCGCAGCGAGAAGAAGAAGACGTTCTGATGCTTCGTATCGTGAATCTGGGCCAGCCGCCCAAGCAGGGGTTGATAAAAGCGCTTTGTTTTCGACCATTGGTCAAGCAACTGTCGAATGGACACATCATCGAGCTTGCGTGCACGCTCTAACGCTCGCTCAAGTGGCTCGCGAAATAACGAACCACTCAACACCTGCTCTACTTCATTTTGCTCAATCAGGGCGATTTGTCGCTGAGTGTGGGATGTCGTTACCGGCACCACCGGGTCACCGGTTACGACATACGTCTGGGTGAGATGTCGTCTTAATGCAATTTCGAGATCAGACGCAGCCGCACCGGCACTGGTATAGCGATGTTCGCGATCAAATGCTAGTAACACGCGAATAATGCGATCAACCTCGCTTGGAAGTTTTGCACCGGCTTCCGCCAGGGTACGGATACGCACAAAAGATTCGCGTGAAACTGGTGGCGTTGGCGTCTCATACCACGGTTCTTCGCCGGTCAGCATGAAAAAGAGCACCACCCCCAGACTGAAAATATCGGATAAGTGAGTCGCATTACTAGCCGAGATCAGAGACTCTGGTGCAATGAAGCCAGGAGTTCCCATAACCATGTTGGTTGAGGTCAGCGAATGATCCGGATCGCGTGCTATCCCAAAATCGATCAAATACGCCCTATGCTCCTGCTCATCGATCAGGATATTACCGGGTGACAAATCCCGGTGAATGAAGTCATGACTATGTGCATAATCGAGTGCATCGGCAATCTGGCGAAAATAGATCAGCACTTTATCAGGCGGCAGACGTTGATCGCGACCTTTGATACGGTCGCGCAACGAAACGCCAGGGATGTATTCAAACACAACATAGTGAAACGGGTTTTGAAAACCGTAATCGAGCAAGCGCGAAATATGGGGATGGCGGAGGCGTGCAGCAATCCGCGCTTCTTGTTCAAAGCGCTTGATGCGTGCCGCCTCCTGGCTCAAGAGCACCTTCAGTGCGACCTTGTGCTCTTTGATTTGCCGGTGATGAGCACGAAAAACCCGGCTCGACTCGCCACGCCCAATCTGCTGCTCAATTTCGTAATGTCCAAATACCCTTGGCAGACTGGGGGTAGAAGGAAGATTAGTCGTCATAGCCATTTGGATGAGTACGATGCCACTCCCACGCCGATGCGATAATTGACTCAAGATCGGTAAATCGCGGTTGCCAGCCCAATTCGGCGCGGATAGCCTCGGAAGAGGCCACCAACACTGCCGGATCACCCGGTCGGCGCGGCCCAACTACCGCCGGGATCGGATGACCGGTCACCTTACGCGCCGTTTCAATGACTTCGCGCACAGTAAAGCCCTGGCCGTTCCCCAAATTGTAGCGACGCTCACCCAACCGGTCGAGCGCTTCCATTGCCAGAATGTGAGCACTCGCCAGATCAAGAACGTGGATGTAATCACGCACACACGTCCCATCACGGGTCGGATAGTCATCACCAAAAATTGTGACATATGGTCGCTGACCGAGGGCTACCTGGAGTACAATAGGGATCAGATGCGTTTCAGGATCGTGGTCTTCGCCACGATTTGGGGTATCACCGCAGGCATTGAAATAGCGCAAGCATGCATAACGCATCCCGTAAATACGGGCCATCCAGTGCAACATCCGCTCGATAAAGAACTTCGATTCACCGTATGGCGAACCAGGCACAATTCGTTCGTTCTCGGCAATTGGAATCCGTTCGGGTTGATCAAACAAGTTTGCCGTGGAAGAGAGAATAAACCGGCGCACGCCGGCGGCTATTGCCGCCTCGAACAGATTGGCTGCGTTAGCTACGTTATCGCGCAAGTACAGAAAGGGTTTTTCCATACTCTCGCCAACCAGCGTATACGAAGCGAAGTGCATAATCCCATCGATACCGGGATATGCGGCAAAGATTTCGCTCAGTGCCTGCCGGTCAGCTAGATCGGCCTTAATGAAGATTGCCTCTGGTGGAACAGCAGCCTGATGACCCTGATACAAGTTATCAATGATGATCACTTCATGACCAGCGCGTACAAGCTCGGCACTCGTGATACTACCAATGTACCCGGCGCCGCCGGTAACCAAAATCTTCATGCAAATCCTCTCTTAAGTATTGGCTACAGATTCGGTCGTTGATGATTCCGGTATCGCGGTTGGACGCTGTTCAGCAGGCTCAGAAGAGCGCACGCTATAAAGAGCTTGAATGGCACGTTGCGCCAGACAGACAAATGTGCGGTGTATCGGAGCACCACCGTTT comes from Chloroflexus sp. Y-396-1 and encodes:
- a CDS encoding protein kinase translates to MTTNLPSTPSLPRVFGHYEIEQQIGRGESSRVFRAHHRQIKEHKVALKVLLSQEAARIKRFEQEARIAARLRHPHISRLLDYGFQNPFHYVVFEYIPGVSLRDRIKGRDQRLPPDKVLIYFRQIADALDYAHSHDFIHRDLSPGNILIDEQEHRAYLIDFGIARDPDHSLTSTNMVMGTPGFIAPESLISASNATHLSDIFSLGVVLFFMLTGEEPWYETPTPPVSRESFVRIRTLAEAGAKLPSEVDRIIRVLLAFDREHRYTSAGAAASDLEIALRRHLTQTYVVTGDPVVPVTTSHTQRQIALIEQNEVEQVLSGSLFREPLERALERARKLDDVSIRQLLDQWSKTKRFYQPLLGRLAQIHDTKHQNVFFFSLRLLIEQRREAGLEEEPDSQQKQIPPQRELALWQIELPPPKEFQEHPGGRVIVPGSEQIVTCPSCKGQGVIICTTCKGARRITVAEQPAAQQTDSETGNASAGSPSVIRQRVVPCPACNGRGSLPCKRCESFGRLVQRKIMEWSRRVVKDSVHNDLPDVDEAWLHRTCKAELVYRNRVQRIPPEWLQISEVKEMIELQQKQLDKDSQIVMAELQINFIPLTEVKLDLGNPEVEYRLAIYGFENLIPPDWRFLHWERIAFMSLTVVLTALLLICLTFLIG
- the galE gene encoding UDP-glucose 4-epimerase GalE, which produces MKILVTGGAGYIGSITSAELVRAGHEVIIIDNLYQGHQAAVPPEAIFIKADLADRQALSEIFAAYPGIDGIMHFASYTLVGESMEKPFLYLRDNVANAANLFEAAIAAGVRRFILSSTANLFDQPERIPIAENERIVPGSPYGESKFFIERMLHWMARIYGMRYACLRYFNACGDTPNRGEDHDPETHLIPIVLQVALGQRPYVTIFGDDYPTRDGTCVRDYIHVLDLASAHILAMEALDRLGERRYNLGNGQGFTVREVIETARKVTGHPIPAVVGPRRPGDPAVLVASSEAIRAELGWQPRFTDLESIIASAWEWHRTHPNGYDD